In a genomic window of Leifsonia xyli subsp. cynodontis DSM 46306:
- the rpsD gene encoding 30S ribosomal protein S4, whose translation MSSRSRSKTRESRALGIALTPKAARYMEKRPYAPGEHGRSKRKADSDYAVRLREKQRLRAQYGILEKQLRIAFEEARRTQGLTGENLVEILEMRLDALVLRAGFARTISQARQFVVHRHILVDGKLVDRPSFRVKPGQTIGVKARSEGTEPFQVAAAGGHVDVLPKTPAYLSVELDKLQARLERRPKRTEVPVTCDVQLVVEYYAAR comes from the coding sequence GTGTCTTCACGTTCCCGCAGCAAGACCCGTGAGTCTCGCGCCCTGGGCATCGCCCTCACCCCGAAGGCCGCCCGCTACATGGAGAAGCGCCCGTACGCCCCGGGCGAGCACGGCCGCAGCAAGCGCAAGGCCGACTCCGACTACGCTGTCCGTCTGCGCGAGAAGCAGCGCCTTCGCGCCCAGTACGGCATCCTCGAGAAGCAGCTGCGCATCGCCTTCGAGGAAGCCCGCCGCACCCAGGGTCTGACCGGTGAGAACCTGGTCGAGATCCTCGAGATGCGCCTGGACGCCCTCGTGCTCCGCGCCGGTTTCGCCCGCACCATCTCGCAGGCCCGTCAGTTCGTGGTCCACCGTCACATCCTGGTCGACGGCAAGCTCGTGGACCGTCCATCGTTCCGCGTCAAGCCGGGTCAGACTATCGGCGTCAAAGCCCGCTCCGAGGGCACCGAGCCGTTCCAGGTCGCGGCGGCCGGCGGTCACGTCGATGTCCTGCCGAAGACCCCGGCCTATCTCTCGGTCGAGCTCGACAAGCTGCAGGCCCGCCTCGAGCGCCGCCCCAAGCGTACCGAGGTGC